One part of the Phoenix dactylifera cultivar Barhee BC4 chromosome 4, palm_55x_up_171113_PBpolish2nd_filt_p, whole genome shotgun sequence genome encodes these proteins:
- the LOC103714215 gene encoding far upstream element-binding protein 2-like, with the protein MAEELQFSSRLDNKRKFDDAAGSPPSPIAALPPGRRPTGFSAPITSPDGHSAVVSPPSSYNSVPPPADGIQLAKQRAQEIAARLFSDAEAKRPKVENGGGGADDAADKGFITDPLQKPLGQQMASQVGMGPPPSYSMYGYQGSNKQIHIPNGRVGVIIGKGGETIKYLQLQSGAKIQVTRDADSDPNSATRPVDLMGTPEQISKAEQLIKDVLAEADTGGSGIVVARKFGGGQVGAEQFVMKVPNNKVGLVIGKGGETIKNMQAKTGARIQLIPLHLPPGDISTERTVQIDGTKEQIESAKQLINEVISENRVRNPQVAGGYSQQGYRPPRPPMNWGPPGPPPVQQPGYGYMQPGAYPGQPPQYNMSQPPYIGYPPPASGGLSSGWDQSSNPPTQQTTPGTGYDYYNQQQQPQQQQALGGSSAPAENTTYGYGQPPSYSSQGQYGSTAYSQAAVGQQQGYGQDNYSGGYHAPASQTGYSQPQSNPPAGYDHQQGYGSTPTYAAATNPSQGGPTQVPSSQQAPPVQPTGPQQGYTSQPQSTTSPAYPSQGTGQPGYGMPPTSQPGYGNQPLTQTGYGQSMPFPEPGYGQSPPAQKPPTQPVYAQAQQPQTTQTGYIQPAPVQPGYSHGQPPPAQSAYGSVGPQHSYGQQQLYGSVPSQSQPGYVQQQQQQQQQ; encoded by the exons ATGGCGGAAGAGCTCCAGTTTTCTTCTCGTCTCGACAACAAGCGAAAGTTCGATGACGCGGCCGGATCTCCACCGTCCCCGATCGCCGCCCTGCCGCCCGGGCGGCGGCCGACGGGATTTTCGGCGCCGATCACGTCGCCGGACGGCCACTCCGCTGTGGTCTCGCCTCCGTCGTCGTACAACAGCGTCCCGCCTCCCGCAGATGGGATTCAGCTCGCCAAGCAAAGGGCGCAGGAGATCGCAGCGCGGCTCTTCAGCGATGCCGAGGCGAAGCGCCCCAAGGTCGAGAACGGCGGTGGGGGCGCGGATGATGCGGCAGATAAGGGGTTTATCACTG ACCCTCTGCAGAAGCCCCTAGGTCAGCAAATGGCATCACAAGTTGGTATGGGCCCCCCTCCTTCATATTCCATGTATGGCTATCAGGGTTCAAACAAGCAAATCCATATTCCAAATGGAAGG GTAGGTGTCATCATTGGTAAAGGTGGAGAGACGATTAAATATCTTCAGCTACAGTCAGGTGCCAAGATTCAGGTTACTAGAGATGCAGATTCTGATCCCAATTCAGCAACTAGACCAGTGGACCTAATGGGTACTCCTGAGCAAATCAGCAAGGCTGAGCAGTTGATCAAGGATGTGCTTGCAGAG GCTGATACTGGGGGTTCTGGCATTGTTGTTGCTCGAAAATTTGGAGGCGGTCAAGTTGGTGCAGAGCAATTTGTAATGAAAGTTCCAAACAACAAG GTTGGTCTGGTCATTGGTAAAGGTGGTGAAACAATAAAAAACATGCAAGCTAAGACTGGGGCTCGCATCCAG CTGATACCTTTGCATCTTCCTCCGGGTGATATATCGACAGAAAGAACAGTACAGATAGATGGTACTAAGGAGCAAATTGAATCTGCAAAACAATTAATCAATGAAGTCATTAGTGAG AATCGCGTCAGGAATCCTCAGGTGGCTGGAGGATATTCTCAGCAAGGATACCGTCCGCCCCGGCCTCCTATGAATTGGGGTCCACCTGGACCACCCCCAGTGCAGCAACCTGGTTATGGCTACATGCAACCTGGTGCATATCCTGGGCAGCCCCCTCAATATAACATGTCTCAACCTCCTTACATAGGCTACCCTCCACCTGCATCTGGTGGATTGTCTTCTGGCTGGGATCAGTCATCGAATCCTCCAACTCAGCAAACCACGCCTGGAACTGGATATGATTACTACAACCAACAGcaacagccacagcagcagcaAGCTCTTGGGGGATCTTCTGCTCCAGCAGAGAATACAACTTACGGTTATGGCCAGCCACCTAGTTACAGCTCGCAAGGGCAATATGGCAGCACAGCTTACTCCCAGGCTGCTGTTGGCCAGCAGCAAGGCTATGGGCAAGACAACTATTCTGGTGGCTATCATGCTCCTGCATCACAGACTGGATACTCTCAGCCCCAGTCAAATCCCCCGGCTGGCTATGATCATCAGCAAGGTTATGGATCCACTCCAACATATGCAGCGGCTACTAACCCAAGTCAAGGTGGGCCTACACAAGTGCCTTCATCTCAACAGGCTCCACCAGTTCAGCCCACTGGGCCCCAGCAAGGGTACACTAGTCAACCACAAAGCACAACATCTCCAGCCTATCCTTCTCAGGGAACTGGACAGCCTGGATATGGCATGCCCCCAACTTCACAACCAGGGTATGGGAACCAGCCCCTTACTCAGACTGGATATGGGCAGTCCATGCCGTTTCCCGAACCTGGTTATGGGCAGTCTCCTCCAGCCCAGAAACCACCTACTCAGCCAGTTTATGCTCAAGCCCAGCAGCCGCAGACCACTCAAACTGGTTATATTCAGCCTGCTCCAGTTCAACCAGGATACTCTCATGGACAGCCGCCACCAGCACAATCAGCTTATGGGTCTGTAGGTCCTCAGCATAGTTATGGACAGCAGCAGCTATATGGCAGTGTGCCATCACAGAGCCAGCCAGGTTatgtgcagcagcagcagcagcagcagcagcaataa
- the LOC103721824 gene encoding serine/threonine protein phosphatase 2A 55 kDa regulatory subunit B beta isoform-like isoform X3, giving the protein MNGKGPVDAGPPEAPPALEWKFSQVFGERSAGEEVQEVDIISAIEFDKSGDHLATGDRGGRVVLFERTDVRSHGCRRDLERLDYPVSRHPEFRYKTEFQSHEPEFDYLKSLEIEEKINKIRWCQAANGALFLLSTNDKTIKFWKVQEKKVKKISDMNLDPSQATGNDSAASSSTASPRVPSQETSLVAKCRRIYAHAHDYHINSISNNSDGETFISADDLRINLWNLEISNQSFNIVDVKPANMEDLTEVITSAEFHPIHCNTLAYSSSKGSIRLLDLRQSALCDNHSQLFEEHEASSSRSFFTEIIASISDIKFGKDGRHILSRDYMMLKLWDINMDSGPVATFQVHEYLRPKLCDLYENDSIFDKFECCLSGDGLRVATGSYSNLFRVFGCVAGSTEATTLEASKNPMRRQVQNPARSARSLSSLTRVVRRGAESPGIDANGNSYDFTTKLLHLAWHPTENLIACAAANSLYMYYA; this is encoded by the exons ATGAACGGAAAAGGACCGGTGGACGCCGGGCCTCCGGAGGCGCCGCCCGCTCTCGAATGGAAATTCTCCCAGGTTTTCGGTGAGCGTAGCGCGGGAGAGGAGGTCCAGGAAG TTGAcattatttcagcaatagaatttgatAAATCTGGGGACCATCTTGCTACCGGAGATAGAGGTGGTCGTGTAGTTTTATTTGAAAGGACCGATGTTCGATCT CATGGTTGCAGAAGGGATCTCGAGAGGCTAGACTATCCAGTCAGCAGGCATCCTGAATTCCGCTATAAAACAGAATTTCAGAGTCACGAACCAGAG TTTGACTACCTTAAAAGTttggaaatagaagaaaagatCAACAAGATCCGATGGTGCCAAGCGGCCAACGGTGCACTGTTTCTCCTCTCCACCAATGATAAAACAATCAAATTTTGGAAG GTGCAAGAAAAGAAGGTGAAAAAAATTTCTGACATGAATTTGGATCCTTCACAAGCTACAGGAAATGATAGCGCTGCTAGCTCAAGTACTGCTAGCCCTAGA GTACCAAGCCAAGAAACAAGCCTGGTTGCTAAATGTCGGAGAATATATGCTCATGCACATGATTATCACATCAATTCAATTTCCAATAACAG TGATGGTGAGACTTTCATATCAGCAGATGATTTGCGAATAAACCTTTGGAATTTGGAAATTAGCAACCAGAGTTTTAACATTGTTGATGTGAAACCTGCAAATATGGAAGATCTTACTG AGGTGATAACATCTGCTGAGTTTCACCCTATTCATTGCAACACACTGGCATATAGTAGCTCAAAGGGCTCAATACGACTTCTTGATCTGCGTCAATCTGCTTTATGCGATAACCATTCCCAGCT GTTCGAGGAGCATGAGGCATCGAGTTCAAGGTCCTTTTTTACCGAGATTATTGCTTCAATTTCAGATATTAAATTTGGAAAAGATGGAAGGCACATCCTAAGTCGTGATTATATGATGCTTAAG CTATGGGACATCAACATGGATTCTGGTCCTGTTGCAACTTTCCAGGTCCATGAATATTTAAGGCCTAAG CTATGTGATTTATATGAAAATGACTCCATCTTCGACAAATTTGAGTGCTGCCTAAGTGGTGATGGACTGCGGGTAGCAACTGGTTCTTACAG CAATCTCTTCCGTGTGTTTGGTTGTGTTGCTGGAAGCACTGAGGCAACGACTTTGGAGGCCAGCAAAAATCCTATGAG GAGACAAGTCCAAAACCCTGCAAGGTCTGCAAGGTCTCTGAGCAGTTTGACACGTGTTGTCAGACGAG GAGCAGAAAGCCCAGGCATTGATGCAAATGGAAACTCATATGATTTCACAACCAAGTTGCTCCATTTAGCATGGCACCCAACTGAGAACTTGATTGCCTGCGCTGCTGCCAACAGCTTGTACATGTATTATGCTTAG
- the LOC103721824 gene encoding serine/threonine protein phosphatase 2A 55 kDa regulatory subunit B beta isoform-like isoform X2: MNGKGPVDAGPPEAPPALEWKFSQVFGERSAGEEVQEVDIISAIEFDKSGDHLATGDRGGRVVLFERTDVRSHGCRRDLERLDYPVSRHPEFRYKTEFQSHEPEFDYLKSLEIEEKINKIRWCQAANGALFLLSTNDKTIKFWKVQEKKVKKISDMNLDPSQATGNDSAASSSTASPRVCLPNGGCSYNYMCNDFSFPLGGFPSLRLPVVPSQETSLVAKCRRIYAHAHDYHINSISNNSDGETFISADDLRINLWNLEISNQSFNIVDVKPANMEDLTEVITSAEFHPIHCNTLAYSSSKGSIRLLDLRQSALCDNHSQLFEEHEASSSRSFFTEIIASISDIKFGKDGRHILSRDYMMLKLWDINMDSGPVATFQVHEYLRPKLCDLYENDSIFDKFECCLSGDGLRVATGSYSNLFRVFGCVAGSTEATTLEASKNPMRRQVQNPARSARSLSSLTRVVRRGAESPGIDANGNSYDFTTKLLHLAWHPTENLIACAAANSLYMYYA, from the exons ATGAACGGAAAAGGACCGGTGGACGCCGGGCCTCCGGAGGCGCCGCCCGCTCTCGAATGGAAATTCTCCCAGGTTTTCGGTGAGCGTAGCGCGGGAGAGGAGGTCCAGGAAG TTGAcattatttcagcaatagaatttgatAAATCTGGGGACCATCTTGCTACCGGAGATAGAGGTGGTCGTGTAGTTTTATTTGAAAGGACCGATGTTCGATCT CATGGTTGCAGAAGGGATCTCGAGAGGCTAGACTATCCAGTCAGCAGGCATCCTGAATTCCGCTATAAAACAGAATTTCAGAGTCACGAACCAGAG TTTGACTACCTTAAAAGTttggaaatagaagaaaagatCAACAAGATCCGATGGTGCCAAGCGGCCAACGGTGCACTGTTTCTCCTCTCCACCAATGATAAAACAATCAAATTTTGGAAG GTGCAAGAAAAGAAGGTGAAAAAAATTTCTGACATGAATTTGGATCCTTCACAAGCTACAGGAAATGATAGCGCTGCTAGCTCAAGTACTGCTAGCCCTAGAGTATGCCTTCCAAATGGTGGATGTTCATACAATTATATGTGCAACGACTTTTCCTTTCCTCTTGGTGGATTTCCATCACTACGATTGCCTGTG GTACCAAGCCAAGAAACAAGCCTGGTTGCTAAATGTCGGAGAATATATGCTCATGCACATGATTATCACATCAATTCAATTTCCAATAACAG TGATGGTGAGACTTTCATATCAGCAGATGATTTGCGAATAAACCTTTGGAATTTGGAAATTAGCAACCAGAGTTTTAACATTGTTGATGTGAAACCTGCAAATATGGAAGATCTTACTG AGGTGATAACATCTGCTGAGTTTCACCCTATTCATTGCAACACACTGGCATATAGTAGCTCAAAGGGCTCAATACGACTTCTTGATCTGCGTCAATCTGCTTTATGCGATAACCATTCCCAGCT GTTCGAGGAGCATGAGGCATCGAGTTCAAGGTCCTTTTTTACCGAGATTATTGCTTCAATTTCAGATATTAAATTTGGAAAAGATGGAAGGCACATCCTAAGTCGTGATTATATGATGCTTAAG CTATGGGACATCAACATGGATTCTGGTCCTGTTGCAACTTTCCAGGTCCATGAATATTTAAGGCCTAAG CTATGTGATTTATATGAAAATGACTCCATCTTCGACAAATTTGAGTGCTGCCTAAGTGGTGATGGACTGCGGGTAGCAACTGGTTCTTACAG CAATCTCTTCCGTGTGTTTGGTTGTGTTGCTGGAAGCACTGAGGCAACGACTTTGGAGGCCAGCAAAAATCCTATGAG GAGACAAGTCCAAAACCCTGCAAGGTCTGCAAGGTCTCTGAGCAGTTTGACACGTGTTGTCAGACGAG GAGCAGAAAGCCCAGGCATTGATGCAAATGGAAACTCATATGATTTCACAACCAAGTTGCTCCATTTAGCATGGCACCCAACTGAGAACTTGATTGCCTGCGCTGCTGCCAACAGCTTGTACATGTATTATGCTTAG
- the LOC103721824 gene encoding serine/threonine protein phosphatase 2A 55 kDa regulatory subunit B beta isoform-like isoform X1, producing MNGKGPVDAGPPEAPPALEWKFSQVFGERSAGEEVQEVDIISAIEFDKSGDHLATGDRGGRVVLFERTDVRSHGCRRDLERLDYPVSRHPEFRYKTEFQSHEPEFDYLKSLEIEEKINKIRWCQAANGALFLLSTNDKTIKFWKVQEKKVKKISDMNLDPSQATGNDSAASSSTASPRVCLPNGGCSYNYMCNDFSFPLGGFPSLRLPVVVPSQETSLVAKCRRIYAHAHDYHINSISNNSDGETFISADDLRINLWNLEISNQSFNIVDVKPANMEDLTEVITSAEFHPIHCNTLAYSSSKGSIRLLDLRQSALCDNHSQLFEEHEASSSRSFFTEIIASISDIKFGKDGRHILSRDYMMLKLWDINMDSGPVATFQVHEYLRPKLCDLYENDSIFDKFECCLSGDGLRVATGSYSNLFRVFGCVAGSTEATTLEASKNPMRRQVQNPARSARSLSSLTRVVRRGAESPGIDANGNSYDFTTKLLHLAWHPTENLIACAAANSLYMYYA from the exons ATGAACGGAAAAGGACCGGTGGACGCCGGGCCTCCGGAGGCGCCGCCCGCTCTCGAATGGAAATTCTCCCAGGTTTTCGGTGAGCGTAGCGCGGGAGAGGAGGTCCAGGAAG TTGAcattatttcagcaatagaatttgatAAATCTGGGGACCATCTTGCTACCGGAGATAGAGGTGGTCGTGTAGTTTTATTTGAAAGGACCGATGTTCGATCT CATGGTTGCAGAAGGGATCTCGAGAGGCTAGACTATCCAGTCAGCAGGCATCCTGAATTCCGCTATAAAACAGAATTTCAGAGTCACGAACCAGAG TTTGACTACCTTAAAAGTttggaaatagaagaaaagatCAACAAGATCCGATGGTGCCAAGCGGCCAACGGTGCACTGTTTCTCCTCTCCACCAATGATAAAACAATCAAATTTTGGAAG GTGCAAGAAAAGAAGGTGAAAAAAATTTCTGACATGAATTTGGATCCTTCACAAGCTACAGGAAATGATAGCGCTGCTAGCTCAAGTACTGCTAGCCCTAGAGTATGCCTTCCAAATGGTGGATGTTCATACAATTATATGTGCAACGACTTTTCCTTTCCTCTTGGTGGATTTCCATCACTACGATTGCCTGTGGTA GTACCAAGCCAAGAAACAAGCCTGGTTGCTAAATGTCGGAGAATATATGCTCATGCACATGATTATCACATCAATTCAATTTCCAATAACAG TGATGGTGAGACTTTCATATCAGCAGATGATTTGCGAATAAACCTTTGGAATTTGGAAATTAGCAACCAGAGTTTTAACATTGTTGATGTGAAACCTGCAAATATGGAAGATCTTACTG AGGTGATAACATCTGCTGAGTTTCACCCTATTCATTGCAACACACTGGCATATAGTAGCTCAAAGGGCTCAATACGACTTCTTGATCTGCGTCAATCTGCTTTATGCGATAACCATTCCCAGCT GTTCGAGGAGCATGAGGCATCGAGTTCAAGGTCCTTTTTTACCGAGATTATTGCTTCAATTTCAGATATTAAATTTGGAAAAGATGGAAGGCACATCCTAAGTCGTGATTATATGATGCTTAAG CTATGGGACATCAACATGGATTCTGGTCCTGTTGCAACTTTCCAGGTCCATGAATATTTAAGGCCTAAG CTATGTGATTTATATGAAAATGACTCCATCTTCGACAAATTTGAGTGCTGCCTAAGTGGTGATGGACTGCGGGTAGCAACTGGTTCTTACAG CAATCTCTTCCGTGTGTTTGGTTGTGTTGCTGGAAGCACTGAGGCAACGACTTTGGAGGCCAGCAAAAATCCTATGAG GAGACAAGTCCAAAACCCTGCAAGGTCTGCAAGGTCTCTGAGCAGTTTGACACGTGTTGTCAGACGAG GAGCAGAAAGCCCAGGCATTGATGCAAATGGAAACTCATATGATTTCACAACCAAGTTGCTCCATTTAGCATGGCACCCAACTGAGAACTTGATTGCCTGCGCTGCTGCCAACAGCTTGTACATGTATTATGCTTAG